GTAGGCCAGGGAACGAAGCACAGGTTCGGCGTATCGCCAACCGATGCACTGGAGAGTTCGGTAAGCATTGGCCACGTAGATTGCTTTATGCCCGATACTGCGGTAGTCCCGGCAACCATAGTGGGCGAGCATGTCAAAAACTTCTGCCGCAGCTGCGGTCCTGCACAAGGCGACGATCGCCGTGTCGGCCGCGTCGACATCCCAATTGTCCATCGCCGCACGGAATGCATCTTTCGCGCGGTGCGAAGGTGGCACACTGGCTTCATCGACTGCGGACATCGTCCAGTCGCCTTCCTGCACATCGCGGGCCTGCGATGACTTGAAGTAGTCAAGTGCCCAAAAAATCGGTAGCCATCGATCCGAATCGGGAGAGTTGAGACTGGCCAAGTGCGCCGAATTCACAACCAAGACGGCGTGAAATTTAAAGCCAACGCTCGGACGCGGTTGAATGTTCCGCACCCCCGCCAACAGCAACGCGGCCAAGACCTCTCGGTAACTCGTGCCTGACTGAATTTTGGCTGCAAACGTTTCAACCACCTGCTCGCGTGGTGTATCTTCCAGAAGGCGCACCAACGGCTCGATGTCAGGAGAAAACTCCACTGCATTGGACGGCAGTTTCGTATCGGCAGCAGACACAGCGGGAAGCCGCCCTAAAAAGCCAAAGTCGGTCATGGATAATGTTGCGCCGGCCAGGCCAGCTGATTTCAAGAACCCGCGTCGTTCGTTGATGTTGTGAGGACGTTTCATCTCAAGTCTCCAGATACGTTGATACGGAACTCGCTGAGCGTTGCACCGGCATTCTACACTTTTGGTGAATCGGTCGCGATAAAATCAAATTCTGTTACCTGCGACGTGATCCCGCATCGTCGCAAGGGGGTGGCAAGTATCTGGCCACGACACGATCAAGTGCTCACTTCACTGCGCTCACTTCTCTGGGCTCACTTCTCTGGGCTCACTTCTCTGGGCTCACTTCACTGGGCTTGCGATCGCGACCTCGGACCGAGGACGACACCCGGCAGGCTAGGTTTTAAACGTATCAAGTACGTCAGACGGGCCCAGCCTCCAGACAGGCAACGGAGCAATGGCGGACCGCAGGAACAGATGGCCATTTGCACAGCAGTGTGTGGCGACGTTATGCTGCGGCGGCGAACTTTGCCTCACCTTCCCTCCCTAACTACTTGATATGAGGTGTCCCTTGAAAGCTCGAATCATGCGAATCGCACTGTGCTCGTTTGTGCTCGCAACCACTGTTGCTGTCCCCGCGTTCGCGCAGTCCTCTGTGGACAATCCAGGCGCAGCAGCGGCGAAGTTGCAGAAAGGGGAGCCTGCCCAGAATTTCCGCCTTCCCGCGGTCGCTGGAGAGCTCTCCGGCGAAGTGGAGTTGAGCGAAGTGAATGCCGACGGCGCGGTAGTCGTGGTCGTACTGCGCGGCTACCCCGGATACCAGTGCCCAGCGTGCTCGGCCCAGGTTGCTGATTTGATTAAACACGCGGACCAGTTTGCGGCGAAAAATGCCCGCGTTCTGTTAATTTACCCTGGCGCGAAAACACAGTTGGCGCAACACGCCGATGAGTTTTTACACGGTACGAAGTTACCCAAGCCGTTCACCTTCCTGTTGGATCCCGGCTACGAATTTACGAACGCCTATGGGCTGCGTTGGGATGCACCGCGTGAGACGGCCTACCCGTCAACCATCGTCGTGGATGAGTCAGGCAAGATAACGTTCGTCAAAGTCAGTAACAGTCACCGTGGACGTGTGAGCGCCACTGACGTTCTGGCAGCGCTGTAATGAGCTAAGTCATCGCGTGGGTCTATTTGGTCATCGCTGGTTGCCTGGAGATTGTCTAGGCAATTGGCTTGGAGGATAGAGAGTGCAGGACTCAATTGTGGCCGAGTGTTTAATCGAGCCACAATGGTTGCACGCTCCTTCTGCCTCGCAATCACAATAGAGGAGTCGCTGATCGGCACAAGCTTCCTGAATTGGTCAGGCATCGGTACCGGCGGGACCGCAACGCTTGATATTGTATTTCTCGGTCAGCCAGCCTCAGCGATGCGTGTCGCCTGCATCGCGTTGATGGTTGCCGGAATTGTCGGCTGGAAGCTGGTTTGAGACTAATTCGCGGGCTCTCTCAACACCCGTCCTCACCAGTCGGTGGCTCCATCCCATTCTCTGGTGAGCGTGCTTACTCGTAGCGAATGCCTCGCAGCGGAGGCCCCGTGGGTGCGGCAGCGCTGTACTGACTAGGTGTGCCCGCCGATGTCGTTGTGGGCTGGGCCCATGCCGACGAGTTCGATGTTCCCACGTAGTTGCCGCTCGGTGGTAGGCCAGTCATCTGCAACAGATCGACTCGATTGCCAGTGGCGGGCATTGTGAAGAGCTGTGGATCGCCTGAGAGCAGCTGATTAATGCTATAAGTGGCAACTTGCAACTGCATCGCGAGCGGGGGTTCTGCGGCGGGAAATAGCTCGATTTTCACCCGGTGCGGCAGCACACTGTTAACACTGTCAAAGTACTCGTGTTCGCTTGCGAAACTCTTGGCTACCAAACGACCGTCGGGAGAGTACAGAAACAGGTGCGTTATATAGCCTGCAGAGGGCTCGATAAAGCAGACCCGTTGGTAGGTACCGGCCGCGGTTTGCACCGCGTTGCGGACTTCAATCAATCCGTCTGGACGGGTGACGGGCCCTGCAATCACTGTGCTTGGATCGAGTCGGGCCAGACCGATGGCGTCAATCAACCAACTTGGATCGACTGGAAGAATCGCTCGGTCCAGATTACTAGCGTACTGCTCATGATTGGCGTAATAGAGAGTTTGCGACATTTTTTCGGGGACCTCGAACCAGAATTCATTGGCATTGCTACCGAGATCGATGCCACTGCCCATGATGAGAGGCACGCTAGCCTTGAGCCGAAAGTTCCGATCACGCTGGAGGTGCATCGTCGCCGTGAGCTTGGGGACTGCTGTCATACTGAGCACATCAAGTGTGGCGGAGTTCGTGGACAGCTCCCGGATAGCGTCGGTACGATTGACTGCAGCTGCGAGTGAGGCCAGATCAGGTGTTTCAGGTAAGACCACAGGCGGAGGCGGCAGGTTGGCAACTGTCACCGTCCGCGGACAACCGCCGCAAAGAATCAGACAGAGAGCCGCGACGGTGGCCAGGGTCGTGCTGGTGCGTGCATCATGCATTGCGTAATCAGGCTCCCTTGCCAAATCTGGATCATTCCACTTCGCGGTAAAGCAGGTCGACGAGTTGCTCTTGTAGGCTTTCCGCTTCGGTCGAGGCAATGTCAGCTACCTCGATCGTGAGGATCGAACCATCGATATTCGATTCCAATTGCAAACGGTCCCTGCCGGGAACGGCCTCATCGTCTGCCGCCGGTTGGTCCTTGGCCTCCGGCTCGGAGCGGATGAGGGTGGCGTCTTCATAGGGTTTTAGGTGCCGCTTTCGCAGCAACATCAGGGCGAGTAGGTATCGCATTTTGCTCATGGCTGGTTGATCGGCCATCGATCGCAGTAAGTCGATCAGGACCTCGGGAGGAGCCAGTTCCCGTTTTTTTTCTTCCGGAAGTGGGACTCGGTTCTTCCAATGCCCAATGCAGCCGTCGGGAGGGCCCGTCCACGCGTCTGCAGCGATATCGACGCGCCGGAATTCCTCGTCATCACCGCTTACCACGCTGTAATAATATTCCCCCGGCAGCAACGGTCGATTACCGACGCTGCAACGACGGGTGGTACGGTTAATCTTGTATTCGCCTATCATGTTCATCATTCCGAGGTCGCAGGCATCGTCGAGATGCCGCTAAAGATGCTAGTACCAAACCGACACTCCTTACCGAAAGGTCGACGTTGAATCCCCAACCTGTTCCAGCGGATTATACCCCTGTTGAGATCGACGAACGTCTCGAAAATGACTTACGGCAACTCGTTAGGCTGGCGATTGCCGAGGACCTCGATGTCGCAGTCGACTGGACCACGCTCGCGATGATCGATGCGGAGCGCCGAGGTGCATGCCAGATCGTCTCGCGAGCCCATGGGATTGCCGCAGGAATCGCATTGACACCTTGGATCATCAATGAGTTCGACGCAGATCTGGACGTCGAAGTCCTCATCGCTGAAGGGGAAACATTCGCGCCCGGGACCCCGCTGGTCCGCTTAGCGGGATCTGCACGCGATCTCCTGACGAGTGAACGAGTTACGCTCAATCTGCTCTCGCGGCTGTGCGGAATCGCGACACTGACGAACCGGTATGTCGAGAAGCTGAAGGGATCAGATGCTCGTCTGTACGATACCCGCAAGACAACCCCTGGGATGCGACGGCTAGAAAAATACGCCGTTCGATGCGGAGGAGGCCACAATCACCGCACGGGTTTGTTTGACGGTTTCCTTATCAAAGACAATCATTTGGCCTTGGGGCAGTCTCGCGAAGCGGGCCATAGCGATGAGATGCCTTTAGGTGCCGCTGAGGCTGCCCGGAGAGCAGTGGCAATGCGGGGTGGGATGATGAAGCATCTCGTCGCACCGTCAATTGTTGAGATTGAAGTCGATCGGTTGGATCAAATGGCAACGATCCTCCTCAGCGGTATCGACATTATCCTGTTGGACAATTTTTCACTCGACGACCTACGCACCGCCGTAGCGGCACGCGACGCTTCAGGCGTCGCCGTCGAGCTCGAGGCATCTGGGAATATCACCCTCGACACGATTGCCAGCGTTGCCGCAACGGGCGTGGACCGAATCAGCAGCGGAGCGCTGACCCATCAAGCGACATCGTTGGACTTGGGAATGGACTGGGTTTAGACGCACTTCGAAAAGGCAGCCGATGACCGAGTTGGAACCCATGATCGAAAATCGCCACGAGCTTCTCGCCGAGTTACTCGAGCTAACCAAGAGGCAAGAGCTCGTCATTGCGAGCGGCCACATGAACGAACTGATGCGTTTGCTGTCCGACAAGCAATTGTGCGTTGAGCGACTTTTAGCGGTAACACGGAAGCTCGAACGAAACGTCGCATCGCATCACCCCCCACCCGAGGTGTCGGATCGTCATCGTCGGCTACACCGAGAATGCGATGCCATGCACCGCGAGCTGATCTCGCGCGAATTGGTGTGTGAGAAGAATCTGGCGCAGCTTCGTGGCACGCTCAACAGCGACGAGAAAGGTCGCCAATCGATTTCGGGGTACTCGCGGCCGAGTCCTCCACCGTCTCTGCGGGGCGACCATCTTGATCTGTCCAGCGAAGCGTAAACTTAGACCGAACTCCTCCCGCTCCCCTGGCGTTGCCAAGCACGAGAGATGGTTCCATCGCGTCGGATTAGAATTTATAAAGCAGGAGGGCGGCATAGTACACGTCGTTGGGCAGCGCCCCTTGCGGTGTGCTGTCGTATCGGTCGGTTACGGAGAGACGCAGCGAAAGATTCTCGGCAGTGTCGATTAAGGTTTCCCAGGCGAGGTCGGTCACGACGCGGAAATCCCCCGCTTTTCGCAGGCTCGGAAAGTAATCCAGTTTCCCAATAACCTTTTGACGCTCTGATAGCTGATGGTCGTAGCTTAGACCCAACACTGCTTCAGGCGTCCACTCGTCCATGGGGGCCCCGAATTCTCTCGACGCACCTAAACCGGTACGGGTGATCAAATTCACCTTGTCATTGCGAAGCCAATAGTAGCCGAAACCGGCATTCATGTTTAGCCGCAAGTCAAAGGCTTTGAATTTGTCGTACTCGAAGCCGATTTTGCCGAATGAAGTCCACTTCGATTTACCCAACAGGCGGTCATAATCAATGTTCAAACGCGCATTGTTCTCAGTATTTCGCTTCTGATTGCTAGCTTGGCGATAGTTGAAATCGATCCCGAGGGTGTAAATATCCGTTTTGCGGTTCATTTCCAACCCGGTTTGAATGGCAGAGGTGACCGCGTTTCCGGAGCTTCCGTTCAACCCAAGCTCAGCGTGGCTGGTCCAGCCTTTGGAAATCCATCGCCAGGGAATTTCGTACCACTGGACGATTTCCTCTTCCAGCGGTGGTTCTTCCAAATCGGCGGCCTCGGCAAGTGCTGCACCAATTGGCAGATCACTGAAGCTCTCCGGTTCTCGATCCGCATCTTCGCCAGCAGAAACTCCCGACGGATCGGTCAACTCGATCTCGCTAGGGACGCCCACCGCGTCCTCCAACGGCAACTCCTCAATCACGGAGGCATGCACGGGCGCTTCCGACAAGCCGAAATTCTCGTTCCACCGCGCCGGCAGCTCGGGTTGTGCGAGTGTTGGCGATGGCGAGGTGGGAGTTACCGCAGGCGGTGGGGGCAGTGTTTCATAACTGCTGCCGTTCCAATTCGATTTTCCCGACTGCCAGCCCGGTACGGAAGAGGTCTGAGGCGAGGACAAAATTGGGGCAGGCAAGGATTGCTGTGCCCAGAGGGGCGCCCCCACTGAAAACATCCACAACAAACAGACCAATGGCAAACGTGGGAAGTGCGTACGTCTCGCCCGGCGGTGACTATCGTGGCTGGGCATGGCTTCCGAAAAAAATCAAGCAGAGGATTCAATGAGAACGCATCATCGCTCTAACTAACAAAGCAGCGCGATGACGGAAAGAGAGGTTCGCGTCGCCCCAGGCGTCACCGCTTGGGCACTTAGCCGTCTGACGCTGGAAGAAGATTGCAGAGCACTCCAATGAGGGGTACGATTGCTCCAGTCCCGTCCCAGCCGAATTGCTCCGCGGGCGGGCGAACACCACTCCTTTTAAGCTGCACGCCATGTTCGAACGATTTGCTACTGGATTTCATTTGGCGAGACAGAGTTGGGATGTGCTCAAAACGGATAAGCATCTGTTGGTGTTTCCGCTGCTCTCGGGCATCTGCTGCCTATTCGTGCTGGCGAGTTTTGCAGTGCCGCTCTTGCTCAGTGGCGTGCTCGAGCAGGTCACCCAGGCTGGCGTCGACGTGGCGGAGAGCGGTGACTCTGGCGAAGTTGCCCCCCCGAGCAACCCCATCTATTGGGCCGGCTTGTTTGCATTCTACTTTTCGAATTACTTTGTGATCGTTTTCTTCAACAGCGCATTGATCGCCTGTGCGGTGAAGCGATTTTACGGGGAACGGCCGACAATCAGCGAGGGACTTTCGGCGTCCATGGCAAGGTTGCCACAAATCGCTGGTTGGGCCTTTGTTAGTGCTACGGTGGGAATTGCGCTGCGTTTGATCGAGAGTCGTAGCGAACGAGTCGGTCAGTTTGTTGTCGGACTGCTGGGCATGGGATGGTCGGCCGTCACCTTCTTCGTCGTACCCGTCCTCGTTATTGAGCGGCTGGGGCCAATCGACGCGGTCAAGCGTTCGACGCAGATCCTCAAGAGTTCATGGGGCGAGGCACTCGCTGGGAATAGCAGTATCGGATTCTTCAGCTTTCTCGCGATGCTGCCCTGCATCGGTTTGGTTGTCGCAGGAGCGGTAGCAGCTGGAAATCAAATGATCGTGATCGGCATCACGCTGGTGGCGATCGGCTCAGCCGGACTGCTCATCGTTTCACTGGTATCTAGCGCCCTATCGGCGATTATTCAAGCAGCTGTCTACATGTACGGCGCCAGCGGTCAGGCGCCGGCAGCGTTCGATTCTTCGACTCTACGAGCAGCATTCAGACGAGCCTGATCGCAGGCCCGCCACCGGTTAGGAATCGTCCCAAGCTTGGATATCAACTACTTATTGGGCGTATCTTCCAACAACTCCGAACGGCGTACGGGATTCACATCACAGCGTCGTGCATGCATCTCGAGATGAAGCCGTCAGTGCGTACGTTACCTCGCAGCCCATCCGTGCAGCCCGGGCGATGACCCCGATCGAATGATTGCTCGAATTGCAAAAAGGTCAATTACGCAACGACGGTAGCTTTAGTCATTCCGTCCAACCTGCGCATTTGCAATCCTACAATCCGAACACTCCGGACCGCTCGGGTTGAAACGAAATGTTCTCAACTCTCTTTCGAGTCTTTACGGTTAGGACCTGGAGCGAGAAGCGTTCGGTGACACGCCGACCGAGCACTTCTGTCCCGAGTGGTGAGAGAATCGATAGCTTTCCCTCGGCAATACATGCTTCTTCGGGGTACACCAACGTAAATGTTTCCGCCTCTCGGCGGTCGATGTCGAACAGTTTGACCGTCGAGTTCATGGTCACGATATCCGGGAGCATTTCGCGGGAATCGACCACGGTCGCGGCCTCTAGCTTTTCCTTCAGGTTGCTGAGGTGTGCACGCTCGTCCCACATGGCTTCGACAAAATGGCTGTCGAGTAGAGTCTCCAGCCGCTGACGATCGGTTCGAGTCAAGGCAAATATTCGAGGTGTCATGATGAAGAAAGGTTTAAAGTACGTTGTCAAAAAGGGAATGGTAGACTGCTCAGCAGCCTGTTGCGTCAATTGCTTTCGGTATCCGGACGCACAACTACTCAATCCATACGCACGCAAAAGACGAGATGGACCTCCTCGGTAGCGCGTCTGGTTCGTGAATCAACAGGCAGTTTGCTCGTCTGACGTCAACTGGATGAGATCGAACTACTGGTCGATCAAGCGATGGCTTGCAGAAGTACAGCGAGCGCGAACAGGAGAATCAACGTGATTTGACCAATCAAGTGTTCCGCATGCGGTTTTGCAGCAAGCGAATCTCCGACCTCACAACTTGTATTGAGAGCTTGCTCATGGCCGAGCGCATCGTCGACCTCGACAGCATTCTTGACTTGGTACTCCGGATTTCGCATCAACATGGCTGACACTCCTTAAGGCATGAAACAGAGAGTTGCATTGTGTGCAGGGATACTCAACGCAACGCGCATGCCACCGTGTGTCGAAGACTGCGAAATACCTCCATTGCATGAAG
This genomic window from Allorhodopirellula heiligendammensis contains:
- a CDS encoding redoxin family protein, which translates into the protein MKARIMRIALCSFVLATTVAVPAFAQSSVDNPGAAAAKLQKGEPAQNFRLPAVAGELSGEVELSEVNADGAVVVVVLRGYPGYQCPACSAQVADLIKHADQFAAKNARVLLIYPGAKTQLAQHADEFLHGTKLPKPFTFLLDPGYEFTNAYGLRWDAPRETAYPSTIVVDESGKITFVKVSNSHRGRVSATDVLAAL
- a CDS encoding SMR family transporter, translated to MVARSFCLAITIEESLIGTSFLNWSGIGTGGTATLDIVFLGQPASAMRVACIALMVAGIVGWKLV
- the nadC gene encoding carboxylating nicotinate-nucleotide diphosphorylase translates to MNPQPVPADYTPVEIDERLENDLRQLVRLAIAEDLDVAVDWTTLAMIDAERRGACQIVSRAHGIAAGIALTPWIINEFDADLDVEVLIAEGETFAPGTPLVRLAGSARDLLTSERVTLNLLSRLCGIATLTNRYVEKLKGSDARLYDTRKTTPGMRRLEKYAVRCGGGHNHRTGLFDGFLIKDNHLALGQSREAGHSDEMPLGAAEAARRAVAMRGGMMKHLVAPSIVEIEVDRLDQMATILLSGIDIILLDNFSLDDLRTAVAARDASGVAVELEASGNITLDTIASVAATGVDRISSGALTHQATSLDLGMDWV
- a CDS encoding DUF481 domain-containing protein, with product MPAPILSSPQTSSVPGWQSGKSNWNGSSYETLPPPPAVTPTSPSPTLAQPELPARWNENFGLSEAPVHASVIEELPLEDAVGVPSEIELTDPSGVSAGEDADREPESFSDLPIGAALAEAADLEEPPLEEEIVQWYEIPWRWISKGWTSHAELGLNGSSGNAVTSAIQTGLEMNRKTDIYTLGIDFNYRQASNQKRNTENNARLNIDYDRLLGKSKWTSFGKIGFEYDKFKAFDLRLNMNAGFGYYWLRNDKVNLITRTGLGASREFGAPMDEWTPEAVLGLSYDHQLSERQKVIGKLDYFPSLRKAGDFRVVTDLAWETLIDTAENLSLRLSVTDRYDSTPQGALPNDVYYAALLLYKF
- a CDS encoding DUF6159 family protein, which gives rise to MFERFATGFHLARQSWDVLKTDKHLLVFPLLSGICCLFVLASFAVPLLLSGVLEQVTQAGVDVAESGDSGEVAPPSNPIYWAGLFAFYFSNYFVIVFFNSALIACAVKRFYGERPTISEGLSASMARLPQIAGWAFVSATVGIALRLIESRSERVGQFVVGLLGMGWSAVTFFVVPVLVIERLGPIDAVKRSTQILKSSWGEALAGNSSIGFFSFLAMLPCIGLVVAGAVAAGNQMIVIGITLVAIGSAGLLIVSLVSSALSAIIQAAVYMYGASGQAPAAFDSSTLRAAFRRA
- a CDS encoding GreA/GreB family elongation factor, producing the protein MTRTDRQRLETLLDSHFVEAMWDERAHLSNLKEKLEAATVVDSREMLPDIVTMNSTVKLFDIDRREAETFTLVYPEEACIAEGKLSILSPLGTEVLGRRVTERFSLQVLTVKTRKRVENISFQPERSGVFGL